The Cryptomeria japonica chromosome 9, Sugi_1.0, whole genome shotgun sequence DNA segment ctgcagaagtgtgcatgtcatcaagctgcaaccctgtccgaaaacatactcctcgaggtcgtgatagagatgtgcaagcatactctgaccccaggcatatactctcctgtgtctctccatagccctgatgcaccatgtgagacccccatgcatgtgtgtacctctcccattagggcagacagctagcgcaatgatggctatcataagacatctcacgaggggcacctctcctataggatgtaagagccagctgaccatgatatgacctctcgtctcactcagcatgactctccctatgcaatataccctctccctctgatgatcctctactgaccgatgggttgcatatgtcacggtagctcctctaatcggtaggcgaagaatgcggtacacatcctcaagtgtcaccgtcatctcccctactggaagctggaacgtgcatgtgtcaggatcccatcgctccatgagtgccatcggCATCatgggatgaaatcgaatggccgacataataatcatagaccacaaacctactatcgacaatgtgtctctctctacctGAGTAAGTTGGGGAatttgatctcgcaaactgcgaagaatctaccccactgtgtgctctctcatgtacgggagaccctgcatcacaaaaacataactataatcagtactcaatcatcaaaatcattcatgcaaactatcgaacatcgtatgctaaccctgacgtctcttgccaagtcctgattgggaccatggcgccctgtcagggaccatagCGCCCTGAGGgaaccatggcgccccacagggaccatggcgccccacagggaccatggcgccctgaggggaccatggcgccccatagggaccatggcgccttgaagggaccatggcgccccacagggaccatggcaccctatgtgggacccacggtcaagttccagggcccgcaaatgatcacaaaaagtcaaatgcagaaaatcaaaagtcaacgttcagtcaactcacctcgtccagtggctcgtcatcgatcacggcctgtcgcatgatctcaatcctcgtgggacgctccggtcatcgtgaaggcatgatgatggctatgtgggctccactgcaatactcagaatcaacaaagtgacaaatgcaaatgtcactttcaaggtatatactttcattcctttacctttactttcaaaatcctaattttcctctttcactcatttcatcataacttgagtttgggagatgcgatttctgaaccatttgttgcgtaggaatcgtattttcgttcccctactctcgggatgttccaaaaagtgctctgatgaagctttttcagtgaacatccctcatcaatactctcttacataatttgtcgtaagtaaacatgttaccctgtttcacctccctaataagcaagccgaaacagggggcatatagctactcgcaaatttcatcactttccttagtaagcattaggtgattttgtgatctaacgtgtgttttgtagggtgcggttcctaactgtgtactatagataccgctgggggcttcgccCGACaatttatggatatatcctttttcaaatgatgtttactttttgtactttagcttgcatatgcacgtagtactcatatgaccgctaaagtgggggctaaatgtaacgtcataaattgtacgcacttgctaaagcagtacaatttaacacctagtttagcacccgccttggcgtagttgcattttgcatttcatttcccctttagcacttaattaatcaaattaattaggtctaaaggttctatttcatcatcttctacatcataaagtcgggccctttcattaaagcgtgcccctttcattttattcctccaatacatcacttaatcaaaaaccctaattaggccctattctgagctcgggggcttgattttgggggtcaaaacatctcaaaatcacctgtaactttgggattctctctaaaatcatcatatctgacggccctgaaaatttggtgaaaagttgtcgggaccgtggcgcccggagtgcacacggtcccggacatttttcctgaaattttaggagcgtgatccaatcataaaataaagcttaatcccaagaaattggtgggatattcaatctctaggtcggccaaaagttggaattatgACCTAggttttcatacataagagctctctttcttcattagaagggatccggattttgttttcaggaacctcatatgcagtgaaagagcagatctttgaagacttcaaccactCTCAACATTCattctccaagcattcatcaaatccattcattcacttagggctttgaaggcattgaagagcaataagggatcaccgactgaagattggcttgtacccctcccttggggttgggtatgatttcatgttgttttcatgtctttacataagcttcattatatcacttacattcatgctttagatcacttggcatcttgatttggagcatttacattgtcatttacaagcaattagggtttactttctaggttgctctagttttcttacttgcattttagatcttgcacacacacaaggtctgcacacacattacttttacaatacaacttggctattcatggaggtggaaatcactgaagcgggggtttgactaaggcaaaaccctacatagccgcccaaacacctctttcagatataagtgcagatttcgggattcagacgatgccgcaagttacagatccgaaagaagcagacggagacggaacCACACACCCAGTTTCAGagtagaagaccaggacaggggcgtggggtgccctagtcctgccaggacagggggctaggtgccctggtccctgggacaggggcgctcgGCACcatggtcctcctgacagatagcaatcTTTAGcagttcagacagttttccagagtgcaaaacagtagttttaggtgcagaatcaggatagtggcgcccgcgcccccatcccgaacatttccactcagattttgactccgggtacgcatttgcattcttgtcttatctttgtatttacagctttccattgtttaagttcaattctgcaatcttgttattagttcatacttgcattttagggttaggaattgaacttgcataatcttacctttcaattacaacaaaggaatagaaaccctaataggtagcccatggctctctctttcacaaaaagaagtagccaattgtgcgatacctctaggctctttcgtattccgtaatgtgtgacaaaaggtaggattaggacctgttaacctagtctcgctttttcccccacacatctaTTTATTGAACTTATAATAAAGGTGGATATAGGcatttgtattttatttgtaaatgataGTAAAGGAGAAATATTTATGTATGAAGTTCAATATCTAGATTTAGTACTTATAGAGAAAAGTGTTAGTCtatttgaaaaaaatcaatatATTTTAAATGTCGATTCGGGATCGAATAAAACAAAGATCAAAAATTGGAttgaacttttcttcaatgttaAAGTAATAGGAGTCAATAGTTATTGGCCTccgcaaaagaaagaaaaaagaggaaatatAAAACAAATAATGAAGCATAGAATGCATTATAAACGCATGATTATTACACTAAAACCAGGTTATTCTattccactttttccttcaaaaaaatttatttaatttcaaacaTGAACACCCATTTGTACAACACTTTTACTCCGGGCACACGTGATAAATCTCTATCAAGTTTTGATGGAAAAGTAAAATCTCATCCACAAAAGAAATTGACTTCTGGCCAGCATTGTTGTGGGAAAGGTCGTAATAATAGTGGAATTATTACCATACGACATAGAGGAGGAGGTCACAAGTGTCTGTATCGTCAAATTGATTTTCGACGGAGTGAGAAAAACAACATATTGGGAAAAATTGTAACAATAGAAAGTGATCCTAATAGAAGTGCATATATTTGTCTTGTGCACTACAAAGATGGTCAAAAGACATATATTTTGCATCCGAGGGGGATTATGATTGGAGATACTATTCTGTTCGGTCCAAGAGCTCCCATATCAATGGGAAATGCCCTACCTTTGAGTGCGGTTTGAATTATTAATTTACGTGATCGGAAATAACCGATTGGGTTTACAGCAAAACCTTAAAATCTATCACTGATCCAACTAAGATAGTTTGATGGGATCAACCCCAAAGGGAAACTGAGGATAAAGAGCAGTGGGTGATTGAGTTCAATAGTTTCTGGAATTATTGACTCCAGAGATATGATAATATGGAGAAGACTTAATTGTCTGAAGCAGAAACAACTAAGGTAAAGGAACCCTTGTTATGAAGAGAAAGACAAGTAACTCACATTTGATTTGATGGTCAAAGGCAGATTCGAAGCTGAACagtgaaaatatttttatttttcaaaaagaaaatttctatTTCAAATGCCTCCTACGTTATCCGAGAGATGCGAAAGCATTAACGTAATTTGATAAAGTCATTCATTCTGAATGCTACATGAAAAAAGAACATAAGCCAGATGATGGAATAAAAAAACCTAGGATGTATAGAATAAggacataaggaatttaaagtaTCCCCTTCATTTGAAATTTATCTATaaaatagatacatatatatatatatatatatattgagtatataaatatttattcaCATCCAGAAAGCTGTATGCCCTGAGAGAGGCTTGTATAGTTTGGGAAGGGATTTTTACAAATTAAAGGTCTACTTCAACCAATATACCTTTAGGC contains these protein-coding regions:
- the LOC131029796 gene encoding large ribosomal subunit protein uL2c-like: MNTHLYNTFTPGTRDKSLSSFDGKVKSHPQKKLTSGQHCCGKGRNNSGIITIRHRGGGHKCLYRQIDFRRSEKNNILGKIVTIESDPNRSAYICLVHYKDGQKTYILHPRGIMIGDTILFGPRAPISMGNALPLSDIPLGMTIHNVEVQVRKGRQLARVAGAVAELIAKEGRLTTLRLPSGEVRLISENCLATIGQVGNVKWKNRTLSKAGSKRWLGKRPEVRGVVMNAMDHPHGGGEGRAPIDRKKPLTPWGYSALGKKSRKRNKYSDVSILRRRK